One window of Drosophila busckii strain San Diego stock center, stock number 13000-0081.31 chromosome 3L, ASM1175060v1, whole genome shotgun sequence genomic DNA carries:
- the LOC108599913 gene encoding UBX domain-containing protein 1: MSDVQTLMDMGFPRERVEYALQITSNNGVEMAMEWLLAHVDEEIPPAAAAAPAAGSPPATAASTDEPATSSSDAVVAKSLKCDECGKVLKDQTEVEYHAAKTGHSKFSESTEEKKPLTEEEKKAQLALIEEKLKQKRIEREEREKVESLERERNRIRSGKDMTEARRRMEDVEMKKILDQRKREKDEEKAARDRVRAQIEADKAARKAREQPAASAEPMPSVSSTTASSPSGVKSPPRDYTETRIQVRLQDGSTLASEFNVKEPLSAVRVFIQVKTGIETPFALMTTFPRKLFADEDYEKPLEVLGLVPSAVIIMTKPTA; the protein is encoded by the exons ATGAGCGATGTACAGACGCTAATGGACATGGGCTTCCCGCGGGAGCGCgt TGAATATGCTTTGCAGATAACAAGCAATAATGGGGTTGAAATGGCCATGGAATGGCTGCTGGCCCATGTAGATGAAGAGATAccacctgcagctgctgccgcgccTGCTGCTGGTTCACCACCAGCTACAGCTGCCTCCACTGATGAaccagcaacaagcagcagtgACGCTGTCGTGGCCAAGTCTCTAAAATGCGATGAGTGCGGCAAGGTGCTCAAGGATCAAACAGAAGTCGAATACCATGCGGCCAAGACGGGTCACAGCAAGTTCTCCGAATCCACAGAGGAGAAGAAGCCACTTACTGAAGAGGAGAAGAAGGCACAGCTGGCGCTGATTGAGGAGAAGCTCAAGCAAAAGCGTATAGAGCGCGAAGAGCGTGAAAAAGTGGAATCTTTGGAACGTGAACGTAATCGCATACGCTCTGGCAAGGATATGACAGAGGCTCGGCGCCGCATGGAGGATGTTGAAATGAAAAAGATTCTAGATCAGCGGAAGCGTGAAAAGGATGAAGAGAAAGCGGCTCGAGATCGCGTGCGCGCTCAGATTGAGGCTGACAAAGCTGCCCGCAAAGCCAG GGAACAGCCGGCGGCTTCAGCAGAGCCAATGCCGTCAGTTAGCTCCACTACGGCTAGCTCACCTTCAGGTGTGAAGTCGCCGCCGCGGGATTATACAGAGACACGCATTCAGGTGCGCCTGCAGGATGGCTCTACGCTTGCTTCTGAATTTAATGTGAAGGAACCGCTTTCAGCTGTGCGTGTGTTCATACAAGTGAAGACCGGCATTGAGACACCTTTTGCCTTGATGACCACATTTCCACGCAAGCTCTTTGCCGATGAGGACTATGAGAAGCCGCTAGAGGTGCTAGGCCTAGTGCCCTCAGCTGTCATTATTATGACAAAGCCTACCGCATAA
- the LOC108599914 gene encoding ribonuclease P protein subunit p29 has translation MANSDRATESLKEYLTDLVVPHHRCNVNIISDHITMLHGNKSKKQLSRKKRAHKSATLTRKEYAALGLNTLPTRQMRYEQALPLHKLWRGYIREHLELQPGDQVPQLHEQRYEEFSRQLVKIDLHGAKLRVLQSKCPTLIGLAGICVMDTKNVLKLLGEDHRIRTVPKSECVFSMHVGNMEFTIFGQHLNMRPAERSVKKIKSFVEPFM, from the coding sequence atgGCTAACAGTGATCGTGCCACAGAATCCTTAAAGGAATATCTCACAGATCTGGTGGTGCCACATCATCGCTGCAATGTGAACATCATAAGCGATCACATAACCATGCTACAtggaaacaaaagcaaaaagcagcttAGCCGCAAAAAGCGCGCCCACAAATCCGCAACATTAACCCGTAAGGAGTACGCCGCACTGGGTTTAAATACGCTGCCCACACGCCAAATGCGTTACGAACAGGCGCTGCCCTTGCATAAACTCTGGCGTGGCTATATACGTGAGCACCTGGAGCTGCAGCCGGGAGACCAAGTGCCACAGTTGCATGAACAAAGATATGAGGAATTTAGTCGTCAGCTGGTCAAAATTGATTTACATGGTGCCAAGCTGCGTGTACTGCAATCCAAGTGCCCTACACTTATAGGACTTGCTGGCATTTGCGTCATGGACACAAAGAATGTGCTGAAGCTGCTGGGCGAGGATCATCGCATACGCACAGTGCCCAAGAGTGAGTGTGTCTTTAGTATGCACGTTGGCAACATGGAGTTTACAATATTCGGGCAGCATCTCAACATGCGTCCAGCAGAGCGAAGTGTgaagaaaattaaaagctttgtcGAGCCTTTTATGTAG
- the LOC108599915 gene encoding uncharacterized protein LOC108599915: MPTPVKIKKIVVKIPRHPYIRPQADLERVTMRKCRVNLERMKSQQFPEFSVNSKQKRCCVRVARLPNVARSELSVTPASSVVYSDFSDGESSD; the protein is encoded by the exons ATGCCGACACCAGTTAAGATTAAAAAGATAGTGGTAAAGATACCACGCCACCCATATATACGACCACAAGCTGATTTGGAGCGTGTGACGATGCGCAAGTGTCGTGTGAATTTGGAACGGATGAAGAGCCAACAATTTCCAGAGTTTTCAGTCAACTCCAAACAGAAGCGTTGCTGTGTGCGTGTTGCACGTTTGCCGAATGTGGCACGCAGTGAGTTGTCCGTAACACCAGCAAGCTCCGTAGTTTACTCCGATTTCAGCGATG GCGAATCTTCCGACTAA
- the LOC108599912 gene encoding ribonuclease Oy, which produces MQKQQQYNFIWTLLLCCLVAINGRELREGENYAELTDNNNNISADSNSAEQPLRKPSAADFSDEDEDEDYGLNMTVWNDNSWDVLVFTQQWPVTTCYHWREQDPTHDCTLPQKKEFWTIHGVWPTKVGHFGPNFCNNSAKFDEHQLQTILDSLNTYWPDLEGASSQDWLWKHEWLKHGTCASLLDALNGELKYFGQGLKWREEYTIANILDAAGIHPDSNNSVVTINQALVRGLGKNPSIHCLFDGKHDISYLAEIRLCFNKSLELINCDGINRDVMAVHFQDGTVNTNCHISSPVHYPSVLPPLLRKQPWKFPVVDFYKLLQFLMWFTF; this is translated from the exons atgcaaaaacaacaacaatataattttatttggaCGCTATTGTTATGCTGTCTTGTGGCGATAAACGGCAGAGAATTAAGAGAAGG CGAAAATTATGCAGAACTAAcggataacaacaacaatatatcgGCTGACTCAAACTCAGCGGAGCAGCCACTACGAAAACCCAGCGCTGCAGATTTTTCTGACGAAGATGAGGATGAGGACTATGGCTTAAACATGACTGTCTGGAACGACAACAGCTGGGATGTGCTGGTCTTCACACAACAATGGCCCGTGACCACCTGCTATCACTGGAGGGAGCAAGATCCAACACATGATTGCACGCTGCCACAGAAAAAGGAATTCTGGACTATACACGGTGTGTGGCCCACAAAAGTGGGACACTTTGGACCCAACTTTTGCAACAACTCGGCGAAGTTCGATGAGCACCAGCTGCAGACAATATTGGACAGCTTGAACACATACTGGCCGGATCTGGAGGGCGCCAGCTCACAGGATTGGCTGTGGAAACATGAATGGCTGAAGCATGGCACCTGCGCTTCGCTGCTGGATGCACTCAACGGTGAACTCAAGTATTTCGGGCAAGGTCTTAAGTGGCGCGAGGAATATACCATAGCTAATATACTGGATGCGGCTGGCATACATCCGGACTCCAATAATTCAGTTGTTACTATTAACCAGGCGCTGGTGCGTGGTCTTGGCAAAAATCCCTCCATACACTGTCTCTTCGATGGCAAGCATGATATTAGTTATCTCGCCGAGATTCGCCTGTGCTTCAACAAGTCGCTGGAACTCATCAATTGCGATGGCATCAATCGTGACGTTATGGCCGTTCATTTCCAAGACGGTACAGTCAATACCAATTGTCATATCAGCAGTCCGGTGCATTATCCCAGCGtcttgccgccgctgctgcgcaAGCAACCTTGGAAGTTTCCCGTTGTGGATTTCTATAAGCTCCTGCAGTTTCTCATGTGGTTTACATTTTGA
- the LOC108599909 gene encoding UBX domain-containing protein 4, which translates to MNWHAGNIAEAVAESKAKDAIFVVYIEGQDEMSTKLSRFLGDERVHSKLSTTDFVAVKIQGDSPTYSQFIALYKVVPVPSIFFIGKSGTPLEIATGIVACVDELVAKIDKVLLLAGKRSEDSEASTSVEHREELATTTRSIGGAGAEDSDQEQEQQIPKPEKKQEEQQQPAAETAPEQELGPIEIEPEHVEPISPAVSGAAAERRSATSTILQNATATLLPAAVNLVQNPTPVSLTQEPQSEVQQMQEVQRLIEQRKKEREEEEQRREQENELRRRREAREAQTQQALAREQELKNLQDRIKRERQQEQEERERIRAQIAADRAEHANRISLSSEIQSINTLGSTSTAGGAAALADTDSTSSSADETRLQIRLPGGLNRTKAFAASAALSSVRVYVRQELLAGSNIREFTLATSYPRREFSTEDEEKSLNELQLVPNAVILVLKREQINRVVRTGGNLMTMLTSMFWALLTPVAVAFDYLNKMGLQRLRERFTQMVNNVSWNRNGGRANGGGDTVLVQTDASARRNMDMFVLRPAPAPGLPQQQQAPDASPTAESSTPVDQSAQGQNETSSQSQRGTSRSARFRFGESNIRRLADTQPDKKDDKATYNGNSTQQQ; encoded by the exons ATGAATTGGCACGCAGGCAACATAGCAGAAGCCGTAGCCGAATCGAAAGCCAAAGATGCAATCTTCGTGGTCTACATCGaag GTCAGGACGAGATGTCGACCAAGCTAAGTAGATTTCTGGGCGATGAACGTGTGCACAGTAAATTATCCACTACGGACTTTGTGGCCGTCAAAATACAGGGTGACAGTCCCACATACTCGCAGTTCATAGCACTCT aCAAGGTAGTGCCAGTGCCATCAATATTCTTCATAGGCAAATCAGGCACTCCGCTGGAAATAGCAACGGGTATAGTAGCCTGCGTGGATGAGCTGGTAGCAAAAATTGAcaaggtgctgctgctggccggcAAGCGAAGCGAAGATTCAGAGGCTAGCACTAGCGTGGAGCATCGAGAGGAGTTGGCGACTACGACACGCAGCATTGGAGGCGCCGGTGCGGAGGATAGTGACCaggagcaagagcagcagatACCAAAACCTGAGAAAAAGCAagaggagcaacagcaaccagcagctgAAACAGCGCCAGAGCAAGAGTTAGGCCCAATTGAGATAGAGCCTGAGCATGTGGAGCCTATCAGCCCAGCTGTCtcgggtgctgctgctgagcgacGTTCCGCAACATCAACCATACTACAGAATGCCACAGCCACGCTGTTGCCCGCAGCTGTAAACTTGGTGCAGAATCCTACGCCTGTAAGCTTGACGCAAGAGCCACAAAGTGAAGTCCAGCAAATGCAGGAGGTACAACGGCTTATTGAACAGCGAAAGAAGGAGCGCGAAGAAGAGGAGCAGCGACGTGAACAGGAGAATGAGTTGCGCCGCCGACGCGAGGCACGTGAGGCCCAAACCCAGCAAGCGCTGGCTAGAGAGCAGGAGCTTAAAAATCTGCAGGACCGCATAAAACGCGAGCgtcagcaggagcaggaggaACGTGAACGCATACGAGCACAAATCGCTGCAGATCGCGCTGAGCATGCAAACCGCATTTCGCTGAGCTCAGAGATACAGAGCATTAATACCCTGGGCAGCACAAGCACAGCCGGCGGCGCCGCGGCTTTAGCAGATACAGATTCGACATCCAGCTCGGCGGATGAGACACGCTTGCAGATACGTTTACCTGGTGGACTTAATCGCACTAAGGCTTTTGCTGCTAGCGCTGCCTTGTCCAGCGTGCGCGTTTATGTGCGTCAGGAGCTATTGGCGGGCAGCAACATTCGAGAGTTTACGCTGGCTACAAGTTATCCACGTCGTGAGTTTAGCACCGAAGATGAGGAAAAGTCTCTTAATGAACTGCAATTGGTGCCAAATGCTGTTATATTGGTATTGAAGCGTGAGCAAATCAATCGTGTGGTGCGCACCGGAGGCAATTTGATGACCATGTTGACCAGCATGTTCTGGGCCCTGCTCACACCGGTTGCTGTGGCCTTTGACTATCTGAACAAGATGGGATTGCAGCGCCTGCGGGAGCGCTTCACGCAAATGGTCAACAACGTTAGCTGGAATAGAAACGGAGGACGCGCTAACGGCGGTGGCGACACGGTTCTAGTGCAAACGGATGC ttCGGCTCGTCGCAATATGGACATGTTCGTTCTGCGACCAGCTCCTGCTCCGGGTTTaccccagcaacagcaagcaccAGATGCTTCGCCCACTGCAGAGAGCAGTACACCTGTGGATCAGTCTGCGCAGGGACAAAATGAGACAAGCTCTCAGTCACAACGGGGCACTTCACGTTCGGCCCGCTTTCGCTTCGGTGAGTCAAACATACGCCGCCTGGCAGACACTCAGCCGGATAAAAAGGACGACAAAGCCACTTACAATGGCAACTCtacgcagcagcaataa